A part of Acidimicrobiales bacterium genomic DNA contains:
- a CDS encoding alpha/beta hydrolase, with product MPQDPRPGTPLEALGTLARGEVRLSPSLRHLELYTFGGLLTLLWHGDPDAEQVVLMGGGAMGGLLGPAGGLYHDLGEHLARQGIGSIRVSWRAPNDLDRCVHDLVAAAELAARAGAERFVATGHSFGGAVAVRAGLFLDGMCAGLVTFATQSAGCEEADQLGDTPILLFHGDRDEILPVAASEAVRTIAGHGELVVLPGTGHLLGEARDVLWERLVEWIPARFADHAARRTS from the coding sequence GTGCCCCAGGACCCACGGCCGGGAACCCCTCTCGAGGCGCTCGGCACGCTCGCCCGCGGCGAGGTGCGGCTGAGCCCGAGCCTCCGTCACCTCGAGCTCTACACGTTCGGCGGGCTGCTCACCCTCCTGTGGCACGGCGACCCCGACGCCGAGCAGGTGGTGCTGATGGGCGGGGGGGCCATGGGCGGCCTGCTCGGCCCGGCCGGAGGCCTCTACCACGACCTGGGAGAGCACCTGGCCCGGCAGGGCATCGGGTCGATCCGCGTGTCGTGGCGCGCGCCCAACGACCTCGATCGCTGCGTGCACGACCTGGTCGCGGCGGCCGAGCTGGCGGCCCGAGCCGGAGCCGAGCGGTTCGTGGCCACCGGGCACTCCTTCGGCGGGGCCGTCGCCGTCCGCGCCGGCCTCTTCCTCGACGGGATGTGCGCCGGCCTCGTCACCTTCGCCACCCAGTCGGCGGGCTGCGAAGAGGCCGACCAGCTGGGCGACACCCCGATCCTGCTGTTCCACGGCGACCGCGACGAGATCCTGCCGGTCGCCGCCAGCGAGGCCGTGCGGACGATCGCGGGGCACGGCGAGCTGGTGGTGCTGCCCGGCACCGGCCACCTGCTGGGCGAGGCGCGCGACGTGCTGTGGGAGCGCCTGGTCGAATGGATCCCCGCCCGGTTCGCCGACCACGCCGCCCGGCGCACCTCCTAG
- a CDS encoding carboxymuconolactone decarboxylase family protein: protein MSDPSAASVEAILEGLATHDPSVLESLLAAQLENLDASGLDPDTYFLVKIAALVAIDAAPASFVWQIGLALEAGVTPEQIVGVLVALAPTVGNARIVAAAPEIALGLGLIDEED from the coding sequence ATGAGCGACCCGTCCGCCGCGAGCGTCGAGGCGATCCTCGAAGGCCTCGCCACCCACGACCCCTCGGTGCTCGAGAGCCTCCTGGCGGCCCAGCTCGAGAACCTGGACGCCTCGGGCCTCGACCCCGACACGTACTTCCTGGTGAAGATCGCGGCCCTCGTGGCCATCGACGCCGCCCCGGCGTCGTTCGTGTGGCAGATCGGCCTGGCCCTCGAGGCCGGCGTCACCCCCGAGCAGATCGTCGGGGTCCTCGTCGCCCTCGCCCCCACGGTGGGCAACGCCCGCATCGTGGCCGCCGCCCCCGAGATCGCCCTCGGGCTGGGCCTGATCGACGAGGAGGACTGA
- a CDS encoding SHOCT domain-containing protein, translating into MPMRRRRPLLRAAATGAVVYGATKAGTNAAINKQQAAAEDEARMQAVEAQAAEAQQMAAQAQQQAPPPAAPPAAPAGAGTEDRLAQLKELAALRDSGVLTPEEFEQEKQRILNG; encoded by the coding sequence ATGCCGATGCGTCGCCGCCGCCCGCTGCTGCGGGCCGCCGCCACCGGTGCCGTGGTGTACGGGGCCACCAAGGCCGGCACCAACGCCGCCATCAACAAGCAGCAGGCCGCAGCCGAGGACGAGGCCCGCATGCAGGCTGTCGAGGCCCAGGCCGCCGAGGCCCAGCAGATGGCCGCCCAGGCCCAGCAGCAGGCGCCGCCCCCCGCAGCGCCGCCGGCGGCGCCGGCCGGCGCCGGCACCGAGGACCGCCTCGCCCAGCTCAAGGAGCTGGCGGCGCTGCGCGACTCGGGGGTGCTGACGCCCGAGGAGTTCGAGCAGGAGAAGCAGCGGATCCTGAACGGCTGA
- a CDS encoding YihY/virulence factor BrkB family protein — protein MAEGDRPDGADPGDQSDGTDPEPRPGPPAPTGRVASARRWAGEQYRDVAAAAESRLGGTGRGIGKRFVAMGDEVRDRLEAARAHLPLLDLAMRLWDRDAQIGGSLLAAAVAFRFFLFQLPLVLLVVGGLGFVSTADEGAPADAARQTGVSGALANSISDAIAESQGGRWAALIVGLFGVVWAGRVFLNTLVEVHARAWGVSKRQRSSTGRIAAMFFAFFVATLVVSAAFRAVREASGLTLTASSFVLVGLVYSGAWMLLARFLPRGTSSWLGLVPGSVLVGVSIAVLQYVSHVYLPSRISSASEVYGAIGVTVAALAWLFILGRLIVTAAEVNAVLWEHYEGPLDFLLRIVRIRSDERPGAVGPPDGVSEGPLSG, from the coding sequence ATGGCTGAGGGAGACCGCCCCGACGGCGCCGACCCCGGCGACCAGTCCGACGGCACCGACCCCGAGCCGCGGCCCGGCCCGCCCGCTCCCACCGGCCGGGTGGCGTCGGCCCGGCGGTGGGCCGGCGAGCAGTACCGCGACGTGGCCGCGGCGGCCGAGAGCCGCCTGGGCGGCACCGGCCGCGGCATCGGCAAGCGCTTCGTCGCCATGGGCGACGAGGTGCGCGACCGCCTGGAGGCCGCCCGCGCCCACCTCCCCCTGCTCGATCTGGCCATGCGGCTGTGGGACCGCGACGCCCAGATCGGGGGCTCGCTGCTGGCGGCGGCCGTCGCCTTCCGCTTCTTCCTGTTCCAGCTGCCGCTGGTGCTGCTCGTCGTGGGGGGTCTGGGCTTCGTCTCCACCGCCGACGAGGGTGCGCCGGCCGACGCGGCCCGCCAGACGGGGGTCAGCGGTGCCCTGGCCAACTCGATCTCCGACGCCATCGCCGAGTCGCAGGGCGGGCGATGGGCGGCGCTGATCGTCGGCCTGTTCGGCGTGGTGTGGGCCGGGCGTGTCTTCCTGAACACGCTGGTGGAGGTGCACGCCCGGGCGTGGGGGGTGAGCAAGCGCCAGCGGTCGAGCACCGGTCGCATCGCCGCCATGTTCTTCGCGTTCTTCGTCGCCACGTTGGTGGTGTCCGCCGCCTTCCGGGCCGTCCGGGAGGCGTCCGGGCTCACGCTCACCGCCTCGTCGTTCGTGCTCGTGGGCCTCGTCTACTCCGGGGCGTGGATGCTGCTGGCGCGCTTCCTGCCCCGGGGCACGTCGTCGTGGCTCGGGCTGGTGCCCGGGTCGGTGCTGGTGGGCGTCTCGATCGCGGTGCTGCAGTACGTGTCCCACGTGTACCTGCCCAGCCGCATCTCCAGCGCCAGCGAGGTGTACGGCGCCATCGGCGTGACGGTGGCCGCGCTGGCCTGGCTGTTCATCCTCGGCCGTCTGATCGTGACGGCCGCCGAGGTGAACGCCGTACTGTGGGAGCACTACGAGGGGCCGCTCGACTTCCTGCTGCGCATCGTGCGCATCCGCAGCGACGAGCGGCCGGGCGCGGTCGGCCCCCCCGACGGCGTGTCGGAGGGGCCGCTCTCGGGCTGA
- a CDS encoding TIGR03617 family F420-dependent LLM class oxidoreductase, which yields MELDLMTVGGRLTEVQALARRAEQAGLSGLVITEAGRTAYLSAAAAGLAAPGLHLATGVAVAFPRSPMVTAATAWELADLTGGRFRLGLGTQVKAHVERRYAAPFDPPGPRMRDYVLALRAIFRAFRGEERLDHHGEFYDLSLLPPAWSPGPIEHPHVPVDVAAVGPWMLRMAGEVADGVHVHPFHSRRYLDDEVLPGVAEGAARAGRDPAEVALIVPVFTIVGDTDEERAPWRAMARAQIGFYGSTRNYAHMFDRHGFDGTSARLNERLKAGDVAGMSALITDDMLDVYAVTATWEELPGRLAERYGGVASRLVMYLGQAMCQRDPSAWDRWSDVARAVRATGTDG from the coding sequence GTGGAGCTCGACCTGATGACGGTGGGGGGACGGCTGACCGAGGTGCAGGCGCTGGCCCGGCGGGCCGAGCAGGCCGGCCTCTCGGGACTGGTCATCACCGAGGCCGGCCGCACCGCCTACCTGTCGGCCGCGGCCGCGGGCCTGGCCGCCCCCGGGCTGCACCTGGCCACCGGCGTGGCGGTGGCCTTCCCCCGCAGCCCGATGGTCACCGCGGCCACCGCCTGGGAGCTCGCCGACCTCACCGGCGGCCGGTTCCGACTGGGGCTGGGCACGCAGGTGAAGGCCCACGTCGAGCGGCGCTACGCCGCCCCCTTCGATCCGCCCGGCCCGCGCATGAGGGACTACGTGCTCGCCTTGCGGGCCATCTTCCGCGCCTTCCGGGGCGAGGAGCGCCTCGACCACCACGGCGAGTTCTACGACCTGTCGCTGCTCCCCCCGGCGTGGTCACCGGGGCCGATCGAGCACCCGCATGTGCCCGTCGACGTGGCCGCGGTGGGCCCGTGGATGCTGCGCATGGCCGGCGAGGTGGCCGACGGGGTGCACGTGCACCCGTTCCACTCCCGCCGCTACCTCGACGACGAGGTGCTGCCCGGCGTGGCCGAGGGCGCCGCCCGGGCCGGCCGCGACCCGGCCGAGGTGGCCCTGATCGTCCCGGTGTTCACCATCGTGGGCGACACCGACGAGGAGCGGGCCCCGTGGCGGGCGATGGCCCGCGCCCAGATCGGCTTCTACGGGTCCACCCGCAACTACGCCCACATGTTCGACCGGCACGGCTTCGACGGCACCTCGGCCCGGCTCAACGAGCGGCTGAAGGCCGGCGACGTGGCCGGCATGTCGGCGCTGATCACCGACGACATGCTCGACGTGTACGCGGTCACGGCGACGTGGGAGGAGCTGCCGGGGCGCCTGGCGGAGCGCTACGGCGGGGTCGCCAGCCGGCTGGTGATGTACCTCGGCCAGGCCATGTGCCAGCGCGACCCCTCGGCGTGGGACCGGTGGAGCGACGTGGCCCGGGCCGTGCGCGCCACCGGAACCGATGGCTGA
- a CDS encoding phytanoyl-CoA dioxygenase family protein: MLTPLHGPTARVDAVVDGLGTDGVVIVEEALAPAVLEAARAALDALLPETPTGRNAFEGFRTRRVYSALGKTRALDPLALHPLVLGASDRVLRHHWISATVGISIEPGEQAQLVHHDDAIYPLPQPHPDVMVSAMWALDDFTAANGATVLFPGTHRSAEPPRPVTRPVAAAMQAGSVAIYLGTLWHGGGANTTDRRRLGVTFEYLAGWLRQQENQVLVLPPERAAEVPERLQELLGYAVFPPFMGYVDGRSPLRLIPGRERDR; encoded by the coding sequence ATGCTGACGCCCCTGCACGGACCCACGGCGAGGGTCGACGCCGTCGTCGACGGCCTCGGCACCGACGGCGTGGTGATCGTGGAGGAGGCCCTGGCGCCGGCGGTGCTCGAGGCCGCCCGGGCCGCGCTCGACGCCCTGCTGCCCGAGACGCCCACGGGCCGCAACGCCTTCGAGGGCTTCCGCACCCGGCGGGTGTACAGCGCGCTGGGCAAGACCCGCGCCCTCGACCCCCTGGCGCTGCACCCCCTCGTGCTCGGCGCGTCCGACCGGGTGCTGCGCCACCACTGGATCAGCGCCACCGTGGGCATCTCCATCGAGCCGGGGGAGCAGGCGCAGCTGGTGCACCACGACGACGCGATCTACCCCCTCCCGCAGCCCCACCCCGACGTGATGGTGAGCGCCATGTGGGCGCTCGACGACTTCACCGCGGCCAACGGCGCCACCGTGCTGTTCCCCGGCACCCACCGGTCGGCCGAGCCGCCCCGGCCCGTCACGCGACCCGTCGCGGCGGCGATGCAGGCAGGGTCGGTCGCGATCTACCTGGGTACCCTCTGGCACGGCGGCGGGGCCAACACCACCGACCGCCGGCGGCTGGGCGTGACCTTCGAGTACCTGGCCGGCTGGCTGCGCCAGCAGGAGAACCAGGTGCTGGTGCTGCCGCCGGAGCGGGCCGCCGAGGTTCCCGAGCGGCTCCAGGAGCTGCTCGGCTATGCGGTGTTCCCCCCGTTCATGGGCTACGTCGACGGCCGGAGCCCCCTGCGGCTGATCCCGGGCCGCGAGCGTGACCGATGA
- a CDS encoding LLM class F420-dependent oxidoreductase, with the protein MKVGVFAVNMEPWLDPTLAGDAAGWCEELGYDSLWVGEHMVLPSPRVAPSPMEPTDPMLDPLVSLAWFAARTERMLLGTGILLLPQRHPVQLAKELASLDVLSGGRLVVGVGIGYLEPELRAVGVPPERRDQRALEHLAALRALWTMEAPAFHGEFVDFGGVDAHPRPVQPGGPPVVMGGRAPAAFRRAVLHADGWYGFLLDPPGAAAAVTAIHRAGERLGRPVDPDAFEISVTPSVRLTPGVVDAYRAAGVHRLIVYRPGLGPDGLRAHLEASSPAALGC; encoded by the coding sequence ATGAAGGTCGGGGTGTTCGCGGTGAACATGGAGCCCTGGCTCGACCCGACGCTCGCGGGGGACGCGGCCGGGTGGTGCGAGGAGCTCGGCTACGACTCCCTGTGGGTGGGCGAGCACATGGTGCTGCCCAGCCCTCGCGTGGCCCCCTCGCCCATGGAGCCCACGGACCCGATGCTCGACCCGCTGGTGTCGCTGGCGTGGTTCGCGGCCCGCACCGAGCGGATGCTGCTGGGCACCGGCATCCTGCTGCTGCCCCAACGTCACCCCGTCCAGCTGGCCAAGGAGCTGGCCAGCCTCGACGTGCTCTCGGGCGGGCGGCTCGTCGTCGGGGTCGGCATCGGCTACCTCGAGCCCGAGCTGCGGGCCGTCGGCGTGCCCCCCGAGCGCCGCGACCAGCGGGCGCTGGAGCACCTGGCCGCCCTGCGCGCCCTGTGGACGATGGAGGCTCCCGCGTTCCACGGCGAGTTCGTCGACTTCGGCGGCGTCGACGCCCATCCCCGCCCCGTCCAACCCGGCGGGCCGCCGGTGGTCATGGGCGGCCGGGCGCCGGCCGCGTTCCGCCGGGCGGTGCTGCACGCCGACGGCTGGTACGGCTTCCTGCTCGACCCCCCCGGTGCCGCGGCGGCCGTCACCGCGATCCACCGGGCCGGCGAGCGGCTGGGACGGCCGGTCGACCCGGACGCGTTCGAGATCAGCGTGACGCCCTCGGTGCGGCTCACGCCCGGCGTCGTCGACGCCTACCGGGCCGCCGGCGTGCACCGGCTGATCGTGTACCGGCCCGGTCTGGGCCCGGACGGCCTCCGCGCCCATCTCGAGGCCAGCTCGCCCGCCGCGCTCGGCTGCTGA
- a CDS encoding NADP-dependent oxidoreductase, which yields MTDVNRQLVLARRPIGAVQDDDFELRTGPVPEPGPGQFLVRVLWLSFDPTQRGWLNDVPSYVPPVQIGEVMRAGAVGQVVASHNPGFAVGDYVQGTFGWQDYVATDGTGMLPVTKVPPGVPPTAVLGVFGITGLTAYFGMLELGHPKEGDVVLVSGAAGATGSVAGQIARVKGCRVIGTAGGPEKCAWVRDVAGFDECIDYKADDVGRRLAELAPRGIDVYFDNVGGPVLEAALANLGLRARVVLCGGISSGYTMEELPPGPRNYMQLVIRRARMEGFLVLDYAPRFAEAVAQLAAWVADGSIRTAEDVQVGLERAPATLRRLFEGKNLGKQLLKVADPPIAS from the coding sequence GTGACCGACGTCAACCGCCAGCTGGTCCTGGCCCGCCGCCCGATCGGTGCCGTGCAGGACGACGACTTCGAGCTCCGCACCGGGCCGGTGCCCGAGCCCGGACCGGGCCAGTTCCTCGTGCGCGTGCTGTGGCTCAGCTTCGACCCCACCCAGCGGGGCTGGCTCAACGACGTGCCGTCGTACGTGCCGCCGGTGCAGATCGGCGAGGTGATGCGAGCCGGTGCGGTGGGCCAGGTGGTGGCCTCCCACAACCCCGGGTTCGCCGTGGGCGACTACGTGCAGGGCACCTTCGGCTGGCAGGACTACGTGGCCACCGACGGCACCGGGATGCTGCCCGTCACCAAGGTGCCGCCGGGCGTGCCGCCCACGGCCGTGCTCGGCGTGTTCGGCATCACCGGCCTCACCGCCTACTTCGGGATGCTCGAGCTGGGCCATCCGAAGGAGGGCGACGTGGTGCTGGTGTCGGGCGCGGCCGGCGCCACCGGCTCGGTGGCGGGGCAGATCGCCCGGGTGAAGGGCTGCCGGGTGATCGGCACGGCCGGCGGGCCCGAGAAGTGCGCGTGGGTGCGCGACGTCGCCGGCTTCGACGAGTGCATCGACTACAAGGCCGACGACGTCGGTCGTCGGCTGGCCGAGCTGGCCCCCCGCGGCATCGACGTGTACTTCGACAACGTGGGTGGGCCGGTGCTGGAGGCCGCCCTGGCCAACCTGGGCCTGCGGGCCCGGGTGGTGCTGTGCGGCGGCATCTCGTCGGGCTACACGATGGAGGAGCTGCCGCCCGGCCCGCGCAACTACATGCAGCTGGTGATCAGGCGGGCCCGCATGGAGGGCTTCCTGGTGCTCGACTACGCCCCACGCTTCGCCGAGGCGGTGGCGCAGCTGGCCGCGTGGGTGGCCGACGGCAGCATCCGCACCGCCGAGGACGTCCAGGTGGGCCTGGAGCGGGCGCCGGCCACCCTCCGCCGGCTGTTCGAGGGCAAGAACCTGGGCAAGCAGCTGCTGAAGGTGGCCGATCCACCCATCGCCTCCTGA
- a CDS encoding 1-acyl-sn-glycerol-3-phosphate acyltransferase has translation MAGPGDDRVTGAGLAVRRVLEALGRAVAAYTRLEVEGPERLVDPPALIVGNHGFGGLTDLNVLAFSEAFRRLGLGAAVPAVFLTHQLAFTAGLGPLLRPAGFRPAGREPARAGLAEGRYVVVLPGGDADASKTWAHRDEVVFDGRTGFARLAIDAGVPIVPIVAVGAGESLLVLSEGRRLAARLRLDRIVRQKTLPVSIAAPWGLNAGVAALVGYLPLPSKMKVAILDPVRAEPGEEPAALAERVRAAMQAKADELTAGRRPVVG, from the coding sequence ATGGCCGGGCCGGGCGACGACCGGGTCACGGGCGCCGGCCTCGCGGTGCGGCGGGTCCTCGAGGCCCTCGGGCGGGCGGTGGCCGCGTACACCCGCCTCGAGGTCGAGGGTCCCGAGCGGCTCGTGGATCCGCCGGCGCTCATCGTGGGCAACCACGGCTTCGGCGGGCTCACCGACCTGAACGTGCTCGCCTTCTCCGAGGCGTTCCGCCGGCTCGGCCTCGGCGCCGCGGTGCCGGCCGTCTTTCTGACCCACCAGCTCGCGTTCACCGCCGGCCTCGGGCCGCTGCTGCGCCCGGCCGGCTTCCGGCCCGCCGGCCGCGAACCGGCCCGAGCGGGTCTGGCCGAGGGCCGCTACGTGGTGGTGCTGCCCGGTGGCGACGCCGACGCGTCCAAGACGTGGGCCCACCGCGACGAGGTGGTGTTCGACGGCCGCACCGGCTTCGCCCGGCTGGCGATCGACGCCGGCGTGCCGATCGTGCCCATCGTCGCCGTGGGCGCGGGCGAGTCGCTGCTCGTGCTGTCCGAGGGGCGCCGGCTGGCGGCGCGGCTGCGCCTCGACCGGATCGTGCGCCAGAAGACGCTGCCCGTCTCCATCGCCGCGCCCTGGGGGCTCAACGCCGGCGTCGCCGCGCTGGTCGGGTACCTGCCGCTCCCCAGCAAGATGAAGGTGGCGATCCTCGACCCGGTCCGGGCCGAGCCCGGCGAGGAGCCGGCGGCCCTGGCCGAGCGGGTGCGGGCGGCCATGCAGGCCAAGGCCGACGAGCTGACCGCGGGCCGCCGCCCCGTCGTGGGCTGA
- a CDS encoding histidine phosphatase family protein, with amino-acid sequence MTGRPEIWVVRHGTTEWSATGQHTSRTDLALTPDGERQAAALRPALAGHRFGLVLSSPLLRARRTAELAGFGDRVELTDDLREWDYGELEGLTITQIRDRRGAGWTIWGGDVPGGETGAEVRARTLRVIGRCLATGDDALLFAHGHVLRVLTTTWLELPPTDGARFALDTATVNVLGWEHDGRTLRAWNAVP; translated from the coding sequence ATGACCGGTCGACCGGAGATCTGGGTGGTGCGCCACGGCACCACCGAGTGGAGCGCCACCGGGCAGCACACCAGCCGGACCGACCTGGCGCTCACCCCCGACGGCGAGCGCCAGGCCGCGGCGTTGCGGCCGGCGCTCGCCGGGCACCGCTTCGGCCTCGTGCTGTCGAGCCCCCTCCTGCGGGCCCGGCGCACCGCCGAGCTGGCCGGCTTCGGCGACAGGGTCGAGCTGACCGACGACCTCCGCGAGTGGGACTACGGCGAGCTGGAAGGGCTCACGATCACCCAGATCCGCGACCGTCGGGGCGCGGGCTGGACGATCTGGGGCGGCGACGTCCCGGGCGGCGAGACGGGCGCCGAGGTGCGCGCGCGCACGCTCCGGGTGATCGGGCGATGCCTGGCCACCGGGGACGACGCGCTGCTGTTCGCCCACGGCCACGTGCTGCGCGTGCTCACGACCACGTGGCTGGAGCTGCCGCCGACCGACGGCGCCAGGTTCGCCCTCGACACCGCCACCGTGAACGTCCTCGGCTGGGAGCACGACGGCCGCACCCTCCGCGCCTGGAACGCCGTCCCCTGA
- a CDS encoding isoprenylcysteine carboxylmethyltransferase family protein, translated as MLIVALVLLPGRADWPVPRWLHLVAVVLKLVGAAVLVVGVVHLGRSLTALPTPADSSVLRTGGLYRFVRHPIYGGLLALAVGATLDSASWPKAVLTAALWVLLTVKARWEERMLAARYPAYPAYAARTPRFVPFLHPKG; from the coding sequence GTGCTCATCGTCGCCCTCGTCCTGCTGCCCGGACGGGCCGACTGGCCGGTGCCGCGGTGGTTGCACCTCGTCGCCGTCGTGCTGAAGCTCGTCGGTGCGGCCGTGCTCGTCGTGGGCGTGGTGCACCTCGGCCGCTCCCTGACGGCGCTGCCCACCCCGGCCGACTCGTCGGTGCTCCGGACCGGTGGGCTCTACCGGTTCGTCCGCCACCCCATCTACGGCGGGCTGCTCGCCCTGGCGGTGGGGGCCACGCTCGACTCGGCGAGCTGGCCGAAGGCGGTGCTCACCGCGGCCCTCTGGGTGCTCCTGACGGTGAAGGCGCGGTGGGAGGAGCGGATGCTGGCGGCGCGCTACCCCGCCTACCCGGCGTACGCGGCGCGCACCCCCCGGTTCGTGCCGTTCCTGCACCCGAAGGGGTGA
- a CDS encoding SDR family oxidoreductase: MTNRTVLVTGATGYIGGRLVPALLDAGQRVRCLARTPSKLDDRSWRSEVEVIRGDVADPASLGPALAGVDAAYYLVHSMGSEHDFAERDRQAARAFRDAAAAAGLQQVIYLGGLGDERDPRLSAHLRSRHEVGRILAEGPVPVTELRAAVIIGSGSASFEMLRTLTEVLPAMVTPKWVETRCQPIAIRDVLAYLVGVLGLPGATGRVLEIGGPDVVTYRRMMEVYAEVSGLRRRLVVPVPVLSPRLSSLWVGLVTPLPADLARPLVDSLVNEVLVHDPAITRLLPRRLLGFREAVSLALARTRSLEVSTSWAGAELPGRDPADPLPTDPGWSGGTVLDDVRSVRSTARPHALYRVVTGVGGDRGWYVADWLWWIRGLVDRILGGPGMRRGRRHPDDLRVGDPVDFWRVEALVPDRLVRLRAEMKVPGSAWLEWTIRPVVGEPEVTVLQQRALFHPRGVWGRAYWYALVPFHGVIFRELARRLAAAAEALPPAGA; the protein is encoded by the coding sequence GTGACCAACCGCACCGTGCTCGTCACCGGCGCGACCGGCTACATCGGCGGCCGGCTGGTGCCGGCCCTCCTGGACGCCGGCCAGCGGGTGCGCTGCCTGGCCCGCACCCCGTCGAAGCTCGACGACCGGTCGTGGCGCTCCGAGGTGGAGGTGATCCGGGGCGACGTGGCCGACCCGGCGTCGCTCGGGCCGGCCCTGGCCGGGGTCGATGCCGCGTACTACCTGGTGCACTCCATGGGGAGCGAGCACGACTTCGCCGAGCGGGACCGCCAGGCGGCCCGGGCCTTCCGCGACGCGGCTGCGGCCGCCGGCCTCCAGCAGGTGATCTACCTGGGCGGGCTGGGCGACGAGCGCGACCCGCGGCTGTCGGCCCACCTGCGGAGCCGCCACGAGGTGGGGCGGATCCTGGCCGAGGGGCCCGTGCCCGTCACCGAGCTGCGGGCCGCGGTGATCATCGGCTCGGGCAGCGCCTCGTTCGAGATGCTCCGCACCCTCACCGAGGTGCTGCCGGCGATGGTCACGCCGAAGTGGGTGGAGACCCGGTGCCAGCCCATCGCCATCCGCGACGTCCTGGCCTACCTGGTCGGCGTGCTCGGGCTGCCCGGCGCCACCGGGCGGGTGCTCGAGATCGGCGGGCCCGACGTCGTCACGTACCGGCGGATGATGGAGGTCTACGCCGAGGTGTCCGGGCTGCGGCGCCGGCTGGTGGTGCCCGTGCCCGTGCTCAGCCCGCGCCTGTCGTCGCTCTGGGTCGGCCTGGTCACCCCGCTCCCGGCCGATCTGGCCCGGCCGCTGGTGGACAGCCTGGTGAACGAGGTGCTGGTGCACGACCCGGCGATCACCCGGCTGCTGCCCCGCCGCCTGCTCGGCTTCCGCGAGGCGGTGAGCCTGGCCCTGGCCCGCACCCGGAGCCTGGAGGTGAGCACCAGCTGGGCCGGCGCCGAGCTCCCCGGCCGTGATCCCGCCGACCCGCTCCCCACCGATCCCGGTTGGTCGGGCGGCACCGTGCTCGACGACGTGCGCTCGGTGCGCTCGACGGCCCGGCCCCATGCCCTCTACCGGGTGGTCACCGGCGTGGGGGGCGACCGCGGCTGGTACGTGGCCGACTGGCTGTGGTGGATCCGTGGGCTCGTCGACCGGATCCTCGGAGGGCCGGGCATGCGCCGGGGCCGGCGCCACCCCGACGACCTCCGGGTGGGGGATCCCGTCGACTTCTGGCGGGTGGAGGCGCTCGTCCCCGACCGGCTGGTGCGCCTCCGCGCCGAGATGAAGGTGCCCGGGTCGGCCTGGCTCGAGTGGACGATCCGCCCGGTGGTGGGCGAGCCGGAGGTGACCGTGCTCCAGCAGCGGGCCCTGTTCCACCCGCGGGGCGTCTGGGGCCGGGCCTACTGGTATGCGCTGGTGCCGTTCCACGGCGTGATCTTCCGAGAGCTGGCCCGCCGCCTGGCCGCCGCCGCCGAGGCGCTCCCGCCCGCCGGCGCGTAG
- the msrA gene encoding peptide-methionine (S)-S-oxide reductase MsrA: protein MLFGRPEPRTVTADEALPGRDVAMPVPAAHTVLGTPLLPPFPAGTEVAVFGLGCFWGAERAFWRLPGVVTTAVGYAGGFTPNPTYDEVCSGLTGHAEVVLVAFDPAVVTYERLLQVFWEAHDPTQGMRQGNDVGTQYRSCVLWVTPAQRAAAETSRRAFQRVLDAAGYGPVTTEIAEAGPFYYAEPYHQQYLDKNPDGYCGLGGTGLSCPVGTGAPADPAG from the coding sequence ATGCTGTTCGGCCGGCCCGAGCCCCGCACCGTCACCGCCGACGAGGCCCTGCCCGGGCGCGACGTCGCCATGCCGGTGCCCGCCGCCCACACGGTGCTCGGCACGCCCCTGCTGCCCCCGTTCCCGGCGGGCACCGAGGTGGCGGTGTTCGGCCTGGGCTGCTTCTGGGGGGCCGAGCGGGCCTTCTGGCGGTTGCCGGGCGTGGTCACCACCGCGGTGGGCTACGCCGGTGGGTTCACGCCCAACCCCACCTACGACGAGGTGTGCTCGGGTCTCACCGGCCACGCCGAGGTGGTGCTGGTGGCCTTCGACCCCGCCGTCGTGACGTACGAGCGGCTCCTCCAGGTCTTCTGGGAGGCCCACGACCCCACCCAGGGGATGCGCCAGGGCAACGACGTGGGCACCCAGTACCGCTCGTGCGTGCTGTGGGTCACGCCGGCCCAGCGGGCTGCGGCCGAGACGTCGCGCCGGGCGTTCCAGCGGGTGCTCGACGCCGCCGGCTACGGGCCCGTCACCACCGAGATCGCCGAGGCCGGGCCCTTCTACTACGCCGAGCCGTACCACCAGCAGTACCTGGACAAGAACCCCGACGGCTACTGCGGGCTGGGCGGCACCGGCCTGTCGTGCCCGGTCGGCACCGGGGCCCCGGCCGACCCGGCCGGCTGA